The Geomonas agri genome contains the following window.
CCCCCTCGCCGCCCGGCCATAAAAACTCAAGCAGAACGCCCCCCACCAGCAAAGGAGCCAGCCCCGCACCGACCTCCTGCACCGGAACCTCCCGTGAGGCCAGAATCCATTTCAATTGCTGCGACTCCGAGGCATCGATGGTTTGCCTGTCAACGAGGAACCGCCCCACGTCGAAGTTTGCGGCGAGGTACTGCACCCCCTGCAGATGATCAGGATGCCCGTGCGACAACACCAGGTAATCGATGCGTCGCACCGATAGGGCCCGCAGGGCAGGGAGCAACAAGCGAGACCCTACTTTGGTATCGGCGTCGGTGGCGTTGCCGCCGCCGTCGACCAGCATCCATTTCCCGTCAGGCAGGCGCACCAGCGTGGCATCCCCCTGCCCCACGCTCAGGAAGTACAGCCGTAGGGTTCCATCGGTAGCTTGGGCACCCGGCACGGCCCGCACCACGAGAGCGGCAACTAGCGCGATGACAGTCGGGTAACGCCACCCTCTCGACGTGAAAAAAGTGATGGCGCAAAGCACCAGACATGCCAGCAAGAGGTCCAGGCGGTCCGGGACGTAACCGGTAAAGACCGGGACCCGGGACAGCAACTCCACCACCCGATCCGACCAGCGCACCAGCGTCGCGGCGATGTGCAGCAGCACTGCGGCAGGCGCTTCCCAAAGAGAACCCAGGACGAGGGAGCTGAAGCCGAGGACAACGGCGCCGTAGCCCATCAGCGGCACCACCAGAAGGTTGGCGATCAGCCCCACCAGCGAAATCCGCTGGAAGTAGTAGGCGACATGAACGGAGGTGGCGAGAATAGCCGCCGCGGAAGCAATGAAAAGTAGCAGCATCCAGCGCAACGCTCTCCGAACCCTCTCGGGTGATGCCGGGAACGTCGGCGTCAGCACAGAGAGTCCCCAAATGGCAAAAAACGAGAGCTGGAACGAGACGTCGAATGCCAGTTGCGGTGCGGCGAACAGGATGGCGCAGGCAGCGAGCATGATGGTGTGAACAGGATCAATTTCCCTTTTCATTTGCAGCGCAGTCACGACGACGCAAATCATCAGCACGCTGCGTAGGGTGGCGGGCGCCTGACCGGACAGGAACAGGTAAAAGATCACCATGGGCAAAGAGGCCAGCATGACCAGCGGTCTCAACTTGAGGTGCAGGGCAAGCCACTCGGAGCGCCGCAACAGGTAATAGAGCAACTGGCACAGGGAAAGGAACACGATACCGACGTGGAAGCCGGAGATGGAAAGGATGTGGTTTACCCCGCTGCGAGCGAACGCCTCCTGCAACTGCTCCGGCACATCGCTCCGATCCCCAAGGAGCAGCGCCTTCAACACGCCCCCCTCAGCCCCGGGCTCAATTTTGGTGATGAAGGTTGCCAGCCTTTCCGCCAAGAGGTCGATGTTGTGCAGCCCCCCCTCCCCCGCACGTAGAAGCACCAGGTCATCGGTGGTCAGCACGAAGCCGGTCACGTGCACCTGCTGGTAGGCCAGCCTGCGCACCCAGTCGGATTCGCCGGGCAGCCCCAGGTTGCGCGGCACCCTGATCCGTGATGCGAATTTTATCCTGTCGCCTATGTGCAACGCGGGGCGCCCCTCTTTCACGTAAACCAGTAGCCGCCCCGATACCCTCTGCTCGCGACCGTCCGCTTGCACCCGTTCAACCTGCACATATACCCTGCTCCCCCCTGTGGAGCCGGGTTCCGGCCGGGCGTCCACGACCCCTTCGATAATTAACGGTCGGTCCGAGGCGAAACGCTCCAGACCGGGCAGCGACCTCAGGAACGGCTGCAGCGACAGTTGCCCCCATACGAAAAAGAGCAGGGCCAAAGCTATCAAGAAAGGGGATCGCGAGCGGAGGAAGGACGCGGCCAGAGTCACGCTAAGCAACGCAGGCAGGGACCAGGTCGGGGGGAAGGTATCAAACAGGTGCGTGGTGGCCAGACCCGTGATCAACGCGGCCAGCGGCACCATTAGAGGTCTCTCCAGGGATCACCTCCCTGCTTCCTGGCTGTGAGCGCCATCACCAAACGATTAAAAACAACACACGTTATAGCAGATGGCAAGGGTTGCACAATGGCACCTGTGCATTCCCCTCCTGCTGTTCAGAGTTGGCAACGCGCTTAACCATCTGAATTAAAAGATTATTTTTAAAGGCATCGGAGCCCTTGTGCAGGTTTCGCACAGATGAGCGATTTCCAAACACGTGAAAAAGAGGCGCAGCAACGACAAATTACAACAAAAATTCAGCGTGTTAGAACCCAGAGACCCGTGGAGCCACTTTTGGTACGCCAGTTGAAGAAGCAGGAGAAAACGGCATTACTACCGGGAGGACATCATGGCATATAGAGATCGCAGCACCAATGAAAGGTCTGGCTCTTTCGGTTATACCATCATGGAAGTACGCCTGAGGAAGAAGGGAGCGCCGGAAGGAACCCCGGACGACCTGCGCTTCATGACCGTGGACAGTCACTGGGACACGCTGCGCTTCGTCCAGGACAACATGGACCAGTGCGTGGGGAACGTGGTGCGGCTCAAGCGGAGCGAACCGGTGGGTCATACCGTGAATGAGAGCGCCAAACTGTTCCAGAAGAACCTGGAGCCACTAGTTTCGACCTTGGCAGCAACCCAGGGGCAGGGCGTCATGGACAAGCTCTCGGCCTCGCTGAAGAAGGCACTGCTGCTGATGGTGATGGAGCGTTACCAAAGCGACCGCGAGAAGGCCTGCCGCGTGCTTGGCATCTCCCGGGAGAAGCTGGAGAGCGAACTGAGGCTGTGCGGCGTGGCGAGATAGCGCCTAGTAGTATTCCTCGTGATACGAAGGGATCTCCGCATACCAGCGGGGGTCCCTTTTTGCATCCACAAGGGCGGCGTCCACGGTATCGATGAGACGCTGCCGGTCCTTGGGGTAGCTCCCAGCCAGACTGAGAAAATTGGAGACGTGGTTGGAGCGGAGGATGGTGCCCTGCGGCGCCAGCCGCTCCAGCATGGCGCGGGTCTCCAGCAGAATCTCCCCGTGGCTCAGCGGCTCGATCAGCTTCAGGAAATCGTCGTTGTGGCGCTGGAACATGGTGAGCAGGGAGAAGTATTCCGGCGAGAGTGCCGTGATCCAATCCGCGGTGGCGGCGGCGTGCTCGGCGCTGCGCTTTCTTCCCGCCAGTCCGAGAATCGCGGTGATGGAGAGTTTCATGCCGGCGGCCTTGGCCTTGAGGCACTGCTCGAGCATCTGGTCCGGCCCGAAACCCTTGTCGATTAGGTGCAGGGTTTCCGCATCGCCGCTTTCCAGCCCGTAGTAGAGGATTCGCAGTTTCCTGGCCCGCAGGGAGGCGAGATCCTGCTCGCTCTTTAGGTTGAGGCTGTTGGGCGAGGCATAGGCACCCACCCGGGTCAGCGCCGGGAACACCTCGTTCAGTTCATCAAGTATCCGCTCCAGCCCCTCCTGCGGATAGATCAAGGCATCGCCATCAGCGAGAAAGACGCGCCGGACACCGGGACGGTAGCGCGGCGGGATGGACCTGATCTCAGTGAAGATATCGTCCAGCGATCGAACCCGGAACTGCTTCATCTTGTACATGCCGCAGAATTTGCACCGGTTCTGGGAGCAGCCGATGGTGATCTGGAAGATGAGGCTCGCCGCCTCGGACGGCGGGCGAAAGAGCGGCTCGTGGTAGCTGAAGAACATGTGATGAATCCCCCAATTAGATACCAAGGAATTACACGAACTCCAACAAAACCGCAATTAACAAAAAAGGGGACGATAAAATCGTCCCCTTTTCTTTACTGCAGGAGCGGCCGCTTCTTACTTGAGGCGGTCGGCGTACATCGGGAAGCGCTTCATCAGCGCGTTCACCTGGGTCTTAACGGCAGCGAGTTTGGCCTCGTCATTGACGTTGCCCAGGACCTCGGCGATGAAGCCTGCCACCTGCTCCATCTCGGCCTCTTTCAGGCCGTGGCTGGTGGCCGCCGGGGTGCCGATGCGGATACCGGAGGTGATGAACGGCGAGCGGGTGTCGAAGGGGATACCGTTCTTGTTCACGGTGATGCCAGCGCGGTCGAGCGCTTCCTCGGCAACCTTGCCGGTCAGTTCGGTCTGGGAGAGGTCGACCAGCATCAGGTGGTTATCGGTGCCGCCGGAGGTGAGTTTGAAGCCACGGCTGGTGAGGCCGGCGGCGAGCGCCTGGGCGTTCTTCACGATCTGCTGCTGGTACTGCTTGAACTCGGGGCTGAGCGCCTCTTTGAAGGCAACTGCCTTGGCCGCGATGACGTGCATCAGCGGGCCGCCCTGGATGCCCGGGAAAATGTTGGAGTTCAGGGTCTTGGCCCAGTCCTCGCGGCACATGATCATGCCGCCGCGCGGTCCGCGCAGGGTCTTGTGGGTGGTGGTGGTCACGAACTCGGCGTAGGGGACCGGGCTCGGGTGCAGGCCGGCGGCAACGAGGCCGGCGATGTGGGCCATGTCCACCATGACTACCGCGCCCACCTTGTCGGCGATGCGACGGAAGGCTTCGAAGTCGATGATGCGCGGGTACGCGGAGGCGCCCACCACGATCATCTTCGGCTTGTGCTCGACGGCGAGACGCTCGCACTCCTCGTAGTCGATGGTCTGGGTCTCCTTGGAGACGCCGTAGGGAACGATGTTGAAGAGCTTGCCGGAGAAGTTGACCGGGGAGCCGTGGGTCAGGTGACCGCCGTGGGCGAGGTTCATGCCCAGCACGGTGTCGCCCGGCTTCAGCACGGAGAAGTAGACCGCCATGTTGGCCTGGGAACCGGAGTGCGGCTGGACGTTGACATGGTCGGCGCCGAACAGTTCCTTGGCGCGCTCAATGGCCAGGTTCTCGACCTTGTCCACCTCGTGGCAGCCACCGTAGTAACGCTTGCCGGGATACCCTTCAGCGTACTTGTTGGTAAGGACCGATCCCTGCGCCTCGAGTACCGCCGGGGAAACGAAGTTCTCCGATGCGATCAGTTCGAGGTTGAACTCCTGGCGCTCAGTCTCGTGCCTGATGACTTCCGCCACTGCCGGGTCGAATGTTTCCAGTACTGACATGTCTGACTCTCCTAGTGAAAAAGTGCTGTTGAAATGAGAAAACGGGACTCTGGGAGTCCCGTTCTGTGCTTTAGAATCGTTTGCCTTACCAGTGCCGCTTAGCTGATCCGCTCGCTTTTGGGTGATGCATCATCCCTTGAGCTCGCGCTCCACTTCAGCGATCTTGTCCAGCCGCTTCTGGTGCCTGCCCCCGGCGAACTCGGTGTCGAGCCAGGCTGCCACCATCTCGCGCGCCTTCGCGGTCTCCAGCACGCGGCCGCCCAACACCAGGATGTTGGCGTTGTTGTGCTCCTTGGCCATGGTCGCCATGAAGACGTCGGTGGCGAGAGCCGCGCGGATGCCGGGGAACTTGTTGGCCACGATGGACATGCCGATGCCGGTGCCGCAGACCAGGATCCCCTTCTCGGCGCTCCCCTCGGAGACACGGCGCGAAACCGCGATCCCGAAATCGGGGTAGTCGACGGAATCGCCGTTGTGG
Protein-coding sequences here:
- a CDS encoding DNA internalization-related competence protein ComEC/Rec2, producing MVPLAALITGLATTHLFDTFPPTWSLPALLSVTLAASFLRSRSPFLIALALLFFVWGQLSLQPFLRSLPGLERFASDRPLIIEGVVDARPEPGSTGGSRVYVQVERVQADGREQRVSGRLLVYVKEGRPALHIGDRIKFASRIRVPRNLGLPGESDWVRRLAYQQVHVTGFVLTTDDLVLLRAGEGGLHNIDLLAERLATFITKIEPGAEGGVLKALLLGDRSDVPEQLQEAFARSGVNHILSISGFHVGIVFLSLCQLLYYLLRRSEWLALHLKLRPLVMLASLPMVIFYLFLSGQAPATLRSVLMICVVVTALQMKREIDPVHTIMLAACAILFAAPQLAFDVSFQLSFFAIWGLSVLTPTFPASPERVRRALRWMLLLFIASAAAILATSVHVAYYFQRISLVGLIANLLVVPLMGYGAVVLGFSSLVLGSLWEAPAAVLLHIAATLVRWSDRVVELLSRVPVFTGYVPDRLDLLLACLVLCAITFFTSRGWRYPTVIALVAALVVRAVPGAQATDGTLRLYFLSVGQGDATLVRLPDGKWMLVDGGGNATDADTKVGSRLLLPALRALSVRRIDYLVLSHGHPDHLQGVQYLAANFDVGRFLVDRQTIDASESQQLKWILASREVPVQEVGAGLAPLLVGGVLLEFLWPGGEGESQADANASSLVFRLVYGRSSVLFTGDIGTPEERELLDRGAVQRCNLLKVAHHGSRYSSCDSFVAAVHPAAAVISAGYRNAFHLPAADTLVRLQRHGVRTYRTDLEGTIEAVCNADGEVILSALWGHFN
- a CDS encoding radical SAM protein, with amino-acid sequence MFFSYHEPLFRPPSEAASLIFQITIGCSQNRCKFCGMYKMKQFRVRSLDDIFTEIRSIPPRYRPGVRRVFLADGDALIYPQEGLERILDELNEVFPALTRVGAYASPNSLNLKSEQDLASLRARKLRILYYGLESGDAETLHLIDKGFGPDQMLEQCLKAKAAGMKLSITAILGLAGRKRSAEHAAATADWITALSPEYFSLLTMFQRHNDDFLKLIEPLSHGEILLETRAMLERLAPQGTILRSNHVSNFLSLAGSYPKDRQRLIDTVDAALVDAKRDPRWYAEIPSYHEEYY
- the glyA gene encoding serine hydroxymethyltransferase, with product MSVLETFDPAVAEVIRHETERQEFNLELIASENFVSPAVLEAQGSVLTNKYAEGYPGKRYYGGCHEVDKVENLAIERAKELFGADHVNVQPHSGSQANMAVYFSVLKPGDTVLGMNLAHGGHLTHGSPVNFSGKLFNIVPYGVSKETQTIDYEECERLAVEHKPKMIVVGASAYPRIIDFEAFRRIADKVGAVVMVDMAHIAGLVAAGLHPSPVPYAEFVTTTTHKTLRGPRGGMIMCREDWAKTLNSNIFPGIQGGPLMHVIAAKAVAFKEALSPEFKQYQQQIVKNAQALAAGLTSRGFKLTSGGTDNHLMLVDLSQTELTGKVAEEALDRAGITVNKNGIPFDTRSPFITSGIRIGTPAATSHGLKEAEMEQVAGFIAEVLGNVNDEAKLAAVKTQVNALMKRFPMYADRLK
- the rpiB gene encoding ribose 5-phosphate isomerase B, with protein sequence MIVLGSDHGGLELKNEIKKLLEERGLPCEDLGTHNGDSVDYPDFGIAVSRRVSEGSAEKGILVCGTGIGMSIVANKFPGIRAALATDVFMATMAKEHNNANILVLGGRVLETAKAREMVAAWLDTEFAGGRHQKRLDKIAEVERELKG